One Polaribacter sp. SA4-12 genomic window carries:
- a CDS encoding TonB-dependent receptor, which translates to MLHFKKILSLLFLISFTAFSQEKQTISGTIYDDSNNETLIGVSIYFPDLNIGTTTNEYGFYSVTLPEGTYKIQLSYLGYATIIETIDLQEKLSKNFKLKEEAESLDEILIEANIENLNVRTPQMSVNKLTSASIKQIPVVLGEADIIKSLILLPGVTSAGEGASGFNVRGGAADQNLILLDEAIVFNSSHLFGFFSVFNPDVIKNVKLYKGGIPAKYGGRLSSVLDIYQKEGNSKELNVTGGIGLVSSRLLIEGPIKKEKISFLVGGRSSYAHLFLPLFDNDNKAYFYDLNTKVNYRVNDRNSIFFSGYFGKDVFGISDNFVNTYGNKVGNLRWNHLFSDKLFSNLSLIYSDYFYGLTLDFVGFEWDSGITNYNIKYDFKHYLSNKIKLSYGVNNIYSKFNPGEIKPNRDDSGIIAEKLTDKYANEFAAYIDAEHKISDKLQLQYGIRFSNFTRLGQDELNMYTNDEAVIYNSEFKKYESADAIGTESFKRSNAISNFNNLEPRVSASYLLDNNTSIKASYNRMAQYLHLLSNTASPTPLDVWAPSGKYIKPQLLDQYAIGYFKSIKDGDYSLETEVFYKDIQNRIDYINGANLVANNEIETVILNGKARAYGLEVLLKKNEGKFKGWIAYTLSRSEQLTAGRTANEPGINSGEWYNTPYDKTHDFSINASYELNEKWKFNTNFVFQTGQPTNYPVGQYEVQGLNVPIYDDNRRNADRLPTYHRLDISATLTPRKNKNRKLQGEWVFGIYNLYGRQNAASINFTQNRETYRNEAIQTSIFGMVPSVTYNFKF; encoded by the coding sequence ATGCTTCATTTTAAAAAAATTCTGTCATTATTATTCTTAATCAGTTTTACTGCATTCAGTCAGGAAAAACAAACGATTAGCGGAACAATTTATGACGATAGTAATAATGAAACTTTAATAGGAGTTTCCATTTACTTTCCAGATTTAAACATAGGAACTACTACAAATGAATACGGATTCTATTCTGTTACATTGCCAGAAGGAACTTACAAAATACAGTTAAGCTACTTAGGTTATGCTACCATTATTGAAACAATCGACCTACAAGAAAAGCTATCAAAAAACTTTAAATTGAAAGAGGAAGCAGAAAGTTTAGATGAAATTCTCATAGAAGCTAATATCGAAAACTTAAATGTTAGAACACCTCAAATGAGTGTGAACAAACTAACATCAGCATCTATTAAACAAATCCCTGTAGTTCTTGGTGAAGCAGATATTATTAAGTCTCTAATTTTACTTCCTGGTGTTACAAGTGCCGGTGAGGGTGCTTCTGGCTTTAATGTAAGAGGTGGTGCAGCAGACCAAAATCTAATTTTATTAGATGAAGCAATTGTTTTTAACTCTTCACACTTATTCGGGTTCTTCTCCGTTTTTAATCCTGATGTAATAAAAAATGTAAAATTGTATAAAGGTGGAATTCCTGCAAAATACGGAGGAAGATTGTCTTCTGTTTTAGATATTTATCAAAAAGAAGGAAATAGTAAAGAGCTTAATGTTACTGGTGGAATTGGCTTAGTTTCTTCAAGATTATTAATTGAAGGTCCAATAAAAAAAGAGAAAATTTCATTTTTAGTTGGTGGTAGATCTTCTTATGCTCATTTATTTTTACCGTTGTTTGATAATGACAACAAAGCTTATTTTTACGATTTAAACACTAAAGTAAATTATCGTGTTAACGATAGAAACAGCATTTTCTTCTCTGGTTATTTTGGAAAAGATGTGTTTGGAATTAGTGATAATTTTGTAAATACATACGGAAATAAAGTTGGTAATTTACGTTGGAATCACCTGTTTTCAGACAAACTCTTCTCTAACTTATCTTTAATTTATTCTGATTATTTCTATGGATTAACCTTAGATTTTGTTGGTTTCGAATGGGATTCTGGAATTACAAACTATAATATTAAATACGATTTTAAGCATTATTTGAGTAATAAAATTAAATTGAGTTATGGTGTTAACAATATCTACAGTAAATTTAATCCTGGAGAAATAAAGCCAAACAGAGACGATTCTGGAATTATTGCTGAGAAATTAACTGACAAATATGCCAACGAATTTGCTGCATACATTGATGCTGAACATAAAATTAGTGATAAACTTCAATTACAATACGGTATTCGTTTTAGTAATTTTACAAGATTAGGGCAAGATGAATTAAATATGTACACAAATGATGAAGCTGTAATCTATAATAGTGAATTCAAAAAGTATGAATCTGCAGATGCAATTGGTACAGAATCTTTTAAAAGAAGCAATGCTATTAGTAATTTCAACAACTTAGAACCAAGAGTTTCTGCTTCTTATCTTTTAGATAATAATACTTCTATAAAAGCCAGTTATAACAGAATGGCGCAGTACTTACATTTATTATCTAACACGGCTTCTCCTACTCCATTAGACGTTTGGGCGCCAAGTGGAAAATACATAAAACCACAATTATTAGATCAATATGCAATCGGTTATTTTAAATCTATAAAAGATGGAGATTACTCTTTAGAAACTGAAGTTTTTTACAAAGATATTCAGAATAGAATCGATTATATAAATGGTGCAAATTTGGTAGCAAATAATGAAATTGAAACTGTAATTTTAAATGGAAAAGCAAGAGCTTATGGTTTAGAAGTTTTATTGAAGAAAAATGAAGGGAAATTTAAAGGTTGGATAGCGTATACATTATCTAGATCTGAACAATTAACTGCAGGTAGAACAGCAAATGAACCAGGAATTAATAGCGGAGAATGGTACAACACTCCTTATGATAAAACCCACGATTTTTCTATAAATGCTAGTTATGAATTAAATGAAAAATGGAAATTCAATACAAATTTTGTTTTTCAAACTGGGCAACCGACAAACTATCCTGTTGGGCAATATGAAGTGCAAGGTTTAAACGTACCAATTTATGATGATAATAGAAGAAACGCTGATAGATTACCAACATATCACAGATTAGATATTTCTGCAACTTTAACTCCTAGAAAGAACAAAAACAGAAAATTACAAGGAGAATGGGTTTTTGGTATTTACAATTTGTACGGACGTCAAAATGCTGCTTCTATAAACTTTACACAAAACAGAGAAACCTATAGAAACGAAGCTATTCAAACTTCTATTTTTGGAATGGTGCCTTCTGTTACTTATAATTTTAAATTTTAA
- the murQ gene encoding N-acetylmuramic acid 6-phosphate etherase translates to MTFIKTTEQDSKYNHLEKMSVSELLSNINNEDKTVPLAVEKSLPQIEALTEQIVNKLQNGGRLFYLGAGTSGRLGVVDASECPPTFGVPHELVVGIIAGGDIAIRKAVEFAEDSTNQGWLDLQEHNITDKDVVVGIAASGTTPYVISALEKCNENGIITGCIACNKNSPLAQVSKYPIEVIVGPEFVTGSSRMKAGTAQKLVLNMLSTATMIQLGKIKGNKMVDMQLSNNKLVERGQKMLAKELNIDLAEASELLVQFGNVRNAIKNYQK, encoded by the coding sequence ATGACTTTTATAAAAACTACAGAGCAAGATTCTAAATACAATCATCTAGAAAAGATGTCTGTATCTGAGCTATTAAGCAACATAAATAACGAAGACAAAACAGTGCCTTTAGCTGTAGAAAAATCTTTACCTCAAATTGAAGCTTTAACCGAACAAATTGTAAATAAATTACAAAACGGAGGAAGACTTTTCTATTTAGGTGCTGGTACTTCTGGTAGATTAGGTGTTGTGGATGCTTCTGAATGTCCGCCAACTTTTGGTGTTCCTCATGAATTAGTTGTAGGTATTATTGCTGGTGGAGATATAGCAATTAGAAAAGCGGTTGAATTTGCAGAAGATTCTACAAATCAAGGTTGGTTAGATTTACAAGAACACAACATTACAGATAAAGATGTTGTTGTTGGTATTGCTGCTTCTGGTACAACTCCTTATGTGATTTCTGCATTAGAAAAATGTAATGAAAATGGTATTATTACAGGTTGTATTGCGTGTAATAAAAACAGTCCGTTAGCACAAGTTTCTAAATATCCAATAGAAGTTATTGTTGGTCCAGAATTTGTTACAGGAAGCTCTAGAATGAAGGCAGGAACTGCACAGAAATTAGTTTTAAACATGCTTTCTACTGCTACAATGATTCAGTTAGGAAAAATAAAAGGGAATAAAATGGTTGATATGCAGCTTTCTAACAATAAGTTGGTAGAAAGAGGGCAAAAAATGTTAGCTAAAGAATTAAATATCGACTTAGCTGAAGCAAGTGAATTGTTAGTTCAGTTTGGAAACGTTAGAAATGCAATTAAAAATTATCAGAAATGA
- a CDS encoding DUF4249 family protein, whose product MKKIYLFPILAILFFTSCEKVIDIDVPSIEPKLIIDASFEVLFDENPVVTNTIVKLSLSADYFEETIPTVSNATVFLTNLSNDKTINFSESSILGNYKPSFDPNLTSEFLPEDNIEYELTVIYNNETYKGKATKVKGTKINSIIQGDDTLFSGDEIELEVIFTDDGSLENYYLFDFNNQQFVSIEDRYFNGSVYPFSFYLDREEVTLPSTRTVRLYGITKEYFTYFRILQNQSGQNSGGPFQAVPSSLLGNMINTTNEDNFPLGYFHISETDTLTIELVEKN is encoded by the coding sequence ATGAAAAAGATCTATTTATTTCCAATTTTAGCAATACTCTTTTTTACTAGTTGTGAAAAAGTAATAGATATTGATGTTCCTTCAATTGAACCTAAACTAATTATAGACGCTTCTTTTGAAGTATTGTTTGATGAAAACCCAGTAGTTACAAATACAATTGTAAAACTAAGTTTGTCTGCAGATTATTTTGAAGAAACGATACCAACTGTTTCTAATGCAACAGTTTTTTTAACAAACTTATCGAACGATAAAACTATTAACTTCTCTGAATCTAGCATTTTAGGCAATTATAAACCTAGTTTTGATCCAAACCTTACTTCAGAATTTTTACCAGAAGATAATATTGAATATGAATTAACTGTAATTTATAATAATGAAACCTATAAAGGAAAAGCGACAAAAGTAAAAGGAACAAAAATAAATAGTATTATTCAAGGAGATGACACTTTATTTTCTGGTGATGAAATAGAATTAGAGGTTATATTTACTGATGATGGTTCTCTAGAAAATTATTACTTGTTTGATTTTAATAATCAGCAATTTGTATCTATAGAAGATCGCTATTTTAATGGTTCTGTATATCCTTTTTCCTTTTATTTAGATAGAGAAGAAGTAACTTTACCTTCTACTAGAACTGTAAGACTTTATGGTATAACTAAAGAATATTTTACTTATTTTAGAATATTACAAAATCAAAGTGGACAAAATTCTGGTGGACCTTTTCAAGCTGTACCTTCATCTTTATTAGGTAATATGATAAATACAACCAATGAAGATAATTTTCCTTTAGGATATTTTCATATTTCTGAAACGGACACTTTAACAATAGAATTAGTGGAAAAAAACTAA
- a CDS encoding DUF6095 family protein has product MSTNLDLLGKGLKYLGLLVFLFFASPITLTMGFKALKKFENTPKEYISYILLSVAVFLIIFTIYFAFKTFQILLKALFNN; this is encoded by the coding sequence ATGAGTACTAATCTAGATTTATTAGGAAAAGGATTAAAGTACTTAGGTCTTTTAGTTTTTCTTTTTTTTGCTTCACCAATAACTCTTACTATGGGGTTTAAGGCTTTAAAGAAGTTTGAAAATACTCCTAAAGAATATATCTCTTATATTCTTTTATCGGTTGCAGTTTTTTTAATAATCTTCACTATTTATTTCGCTTTTAAAACCTTTCAAATATTACTAAAAGCACTT